The Anaerolineales bacterium genome includes the window CTGCAAGAAGTCGACGCCGGGCGCCTGACCTCGTTCGCGGTCGACGATGCCTACTACCTGGCGCGCCGGCTGGGGATGAATGTGGCCTACCTGCCGACCGTCGAGCACCTGACCGGGATCGCCTTGCTGTACCGCGGTCCGATCGTCGCCAGCGACGCCGCGCTGCTCACCAGCTCGCAGGAGCAGACCGGCATCGTCCACGCCCCGCTGCGCCTGGGTGAGACGGTGCTGCACGCCTACGGCATCTGGCTGGGGCTGGAGGACGAAGATACCCTGCGGCAAGCCGCCGAGGCGCTGGTCTTCATCGGCGAATCAACGCCGACGACCTTTGGCGGTGACTTCAACGCCGAAATCGGCTCGCCGGTGACGGACGCCGTGCAGGCGGCAGGCTTCGAAGATCCGTTCGTCCAGCTGGGCGTGGACCCGGCCCCCGACACCGATCCGGCCGTCCAACCCGACAAGCGGATTGACTTTGTCTGGGTGCGGGATCTGACGGCGCTCAAGGCCTGGGTTCCGGAGTCCGCCGCCTCGGATCACCGCATGGTCGTGAGCGAGATCGCGGTTCCGTGATCCTGCCTTGAAGGGCCGATCGTCATGCACCGCCCCGCCCCCTGCGGGCAGGTCTACCTGGAGATCGATGGGGCGCACGCCCGGTCGGAGAGCGTGGTGCTGCTGCATGGAATGGCATCCTGCGGCGAGGACTGGCTGCTGCAGCGAGCCGCCCTGCGCGGCCGGGATCACGCAGTGTGAATCGATCTGCCGGGGCATGCTCGATCCCGCACCCTGAACGGCTGGCCGACTGTCGCCTCGGGTTCGCGGGCGGTACTGCACACAGTCGATCGCTGGGCACCCTCCCGGCCGGTGCATCTTGTCGGCCTGTCCCTGGGCGCGGCAGTCTGGTTGCAGGCCCTGCTGGAGCACCTGGGGTGTGTCCATTCGGCCAGTAGGGTCAATGGGTTCGCCCGCGTTCGCCTCAAGGTTCTGGAGGCGGGTACGTTGCTCGCCGTCTGGCACACTGCCTTGCCACCTCGGGGGATGGGCAAGGAGAAGGGGACGGCCCACATCGCCGGTTGCAGTGGGAGGAAAATGCGAAAGGGGCTGCCCGCATTTGGTCAGCCCGCTTCTCTCTCATCCCCAGGCTGATTCTGGCACAGCCTTCATCCCCGGCAAGCGCCAGGGCGTCTAGCCTTCTAACTCGGCGTCGATGACCTGCTGGAACTGAGCCAGCGGCTGGGCGCCGACCATGGGGAGCCCGTTGATGAAGAACGTGGGCGTCCCGCTGACCCCCAGACCGGCGGCGTAGCGGGCGTCATCCTGAACTTCCTGGGCGTACTTCTCGCTGGATACGCAGGCCAGCAATTCATCGGCGTCCAGGCCGAGCTGCGACGCATAGGCTGCATACGTCTCGGAGCCGAGCCCCAATTCGCCTTCAAACAGGATATCGTGGAACTGCCAATAGGCGTCCTGGTCGGCGGCACACTGCGCGGCTTGAGCGGCGTAGAAAGACTCTTGGCTGGTGACTGGAAAGTCGCGGTACACGAATCGGATCTGGTCGGGGTAGGCGGCCATCAGCTCGGGGAAGGTCAGCTGGTGGAATCGCTTGCAGTAGCCGCAGTTGTAGTCGCTGAACTCGACGATCGTGATCGGGGCGTCGACCGGGCCGATGAAAGGGTCATCGTCGACACTGATGTCGAATCGGGTGGGTTGGCCGGCGGCGGCCTTGGCCTCCGTCAGCTCGGCGGCAGCCCGGCCCCAGGCGAGGTAGCCGGCTCCGATCCCCAGCGCAAAGGCGGCCGGGATCAAGCCCCATAGAAGCCAGCGGCGGCTGGGCTTGGGGGAGGTCGGGGGATCGGCCTGAGAAGAGTCGGATATCGTAGAGGGGTTGATGTCGGACATGCCGCCGATTATAACAAGCCCTGGCCGGTCTGTCGGCGCGAGAATGGATCGGGTTGACGAGGTGAGGCTCTTGGCGGCCTGCCTTCCGCACCCGAACGCCGACGGATTCAATGTTCGCGGCGGCCTGGCCCGATGCCGCCCGACGCCCCGGGAGAGGTAGAGCGATCGTGAGCGGGCGCGCAGAATGGAGAGTGTGGGGTCGGCGCGGTGAAGGCCGGCAGATTCCATGCGGGCGTCACTACCCCCAAGCCTGGAGCGCCCTCGGCCTTCATCGCATGTGGACACGAACCTGTTGAGGGCAGGCGCTGCGCCGGTTTGTTCGAGACTGCGCTCAGGCTTTGAGAATCCCGGGTAGGGGGCGCCTCATGCGGAAGGTCGAGCTCGGTGGCTGGTTGGCAAGAAAGGGAGAACATGTCCGAGATTCATCCGCTGCTGCGAAAGCGCCGCTCTTCGCGGCTGTATGATCCGGATCGACCGGTGGCGCCGGACGCCATCGCCTCGCTGTTGGAGGCGGCTCGCTGGGCGCCATCCGGCGGCAATCGGCAGCCATGGCGCTACATCGTATTCGACGATCGGGTGCCGCAGGCGAGGGACCTGGCGCGGAGCTGCTTGGACGAGAGCAACCGGGTGTGGGCGACCGCGGCGCCGGTGCTCATCGCCGCAGTCTCACGCGACCTGCGTGACAATGGACTGCCCAACGCCAAGTCGCAGCATGACTTGGGTCTGGCCAATATGAGCTTGATGTTGCAGGCGATCTCCCTGGGCCTGAACTGCCGGCCAATTGGCGGGTTCGATGCCGACAAGGCGCGCCGCCTGTTTGCTATCCCTGAAGATCACACACCGACGGTCATGATCGCTATCGGCTACCCTGGGCGTCTGGATCAAGCGACGCAAGAGATCCAGGCCAGGGAGGCCTCCACCCGTGAGCGTCAGCCGGTCGAGAGCATTGCCTTCTACGGAGGTTGGGGCCGGGAGCGGCCGTAGGCGCCGTGGCCTGCACCCGGGAGACCCCGCCTCGCCCCCTTGCAGGGATAATCAGCGGCGAGCGGCCCGGGAGCTGGGCGGGGGTCACGCCGGAGGACGAACGCCACGGAAGCCTGCCAGCTCTGCCTCCCGGCTGACAGTTGCTGGTCTGGCTGCTAGACCGTCACCAGCAAGGCGGTGACGTACATCACGGCCGTCCCGGCTGCGAAGCCGAGCAGGTTGGGCCAGGTGACGACTGCTTCGCTGTGGCGGGCGGCATCGTCCCGCAGCAGTCGTCCGACCTCGATGATGACCTGCCAGATGGCGCCCAGACCGACCCCAAGCGCAACCGCCGCCACCAGGAAGCTGAAGGCGAAGCCACCCACCCAGGCGCCGACGATCGCCGGCGCACCGGCCAGCAATGTCAGGCCGACGAACGTGCGCAGTCCCGGCCGAAAGCCCGGCGGCAGGCCCGTACGCCCCGGCGTCAGCGGCGCGGCGATGCCCACCCCCTCGGTGATGTTGTGCAGGGTGAACCCCACGATCAAGAAGGATCCCAGGCCAGCCTCACCCAGGGTGAAGGCGGCGCCGATGGCCATGCCTTCGCCCAGGTTGTGCAGGCCGATTCCGAAGGCGATCATCCAGGCAACGTACAGGCCGAGCGGCATGCCTCCGGAGGTTTCCGTGGGTCGGCGCCGGCTTGCGACAGCGAGAAGGGCCAGCCAGGTGAGCAAGGCTGAGAGGAGCACAAGCGCCACTCCCTGCAGCACCCCGGGCAAGTGACCGGCCACCTCGAGCGCCTCCTGCCCGGTGTCGATCAAGAGAAAGGCCAGCATGCCGACGGTCAGGGCCAGGATTGCATTCAGCGCCTTACGGCCGAGCCGTCGCATTGCCGGGTAGAAGAGCAGGCCGAGGGCCACCGGAACGATGCCAACGAACCCGCCGACGAGGGCGTAGGCCACGAGCTGATCCAGCCCTGGCGTGGGCGTCTCGACCGCAACCTGCACCTCGCCGTCGAAGGTCAGGCCAGTCGATGTCAGCAGGCGCAAGCGGTGGGGTTCGCTGAAAACCCATGGGTAGGGAATGGTGATCGTCGCCCGTCCCAGCCGGGGCAGCGTCGGCCCAGGGTCGATGGTGAAGCTCCAGAATGCATCGTCGACGGTAACCTGGGCGATGGTCACCGGGACCGGCCCACCGTTGACGACGACGGCACGGAATCCGCTGTCGGTCAGATCTATTCGCTCGAAGCTGAGGATCTCCAGCGGAGGTAGATCAGCCCGCAGCGCCTGCGGCAGATCGGCGACAGCCAGAAGGACCAGCAGGCCGGCCAGCGCCGCCACGGGGACAAGCCAGGTCAGCCAGTGCGGAAATGGCCTGCGCGGGCTGGATGGTGAACGAACCTTCATGCTTCGACCGCCTCGAAGAGGCCCATCCACCCCAGCTCAGCGAATTCGCTCTGATGGGCGTGGAACATGTACTGGCCGGGGTGGTCGAGGCTGAATTCCAGAACATGCCGCTCTCCCTGACCCATCGTGACCGTGTCGGTGAACTCGAAGTGTTCGAGCTGCGTGCCGGTCCGGTACAGGCGAAACATCGAAGCGTGAAGATGGAACGAGTTCACCAGGTCGAACTCGGTCAGATTGACCAGGTAGATTCGCAGTGGCTCACCCACTCGCACCCGGATGGGATGCTTCATGTAGTGGAAGGCGACGGTGTTGACGGCGTAGACCTCGTTCTCGCCGTCGAGGTTGGTGTCGAAAGCGTTCATGACCATCACCATCTCGCGCGCCGGAGGTCTGGCTTCAGGTGGATCGATCAGGAAGGCGCCGTACAGGCCCTTGTGGATATGGCGTTTGAGCGGCATGACGTGGCAGTGATACAGGTGGAGCCCGAACGGCTGCGCCTCGAACTCATACAGGAATGTGTTGCCCGGCTCGACCATCGGGCTGACGCCGTCCATCGATGGTGGGTGAAACCCGTGAAAGTGGATCGTATGCGGATGAGGGGTGGCGTTGAAGAAATCGAACCGCACCAGGTCGCCGGCACGGGCTCTGAAGGTCGGCCCGGGCACCTGTTCGTTGTAGGTCCATGCCGGGAACCACACCCCCGGGGCCACCTCGATGTCCTTGTTCAGAGCCAGGACTTTCCAAGTGCGTACCGTGCGCCCGTTCTCGCTGGTGACAACACCTTGGTCGAAGGCCTCGAGGAAGGCCGAGGGGTCGAAGGCAGTGGGGGCGATTTCTCCAACTGAGCCGCTGGGATCCGAGCCATGGTGGTGCTGCGCCTCCGCCTCCGCCGTCGGCGTGGGGGAGGGCTCAGCCAGGAGGGGAGTACCCTGGTTGGCTGGTGCGTGCCCGAGGCCGACGGCTGCGGCCAGGGCGGTGGCGGTCCCCCCCAGCGTGCCGGCTTTAAGAAAGCTCCGCCGGTTCAAGGAGCCGGCGTTCGATTTGATCGGTTTCATGTCCGCCTTCCGCCGGGGACCCAAGGTCGCCCGTTGAAAATTAGGTATTCCTAAAAGAGTCCGAATACTATAAGCCACGGGGGAAGGCTTGTCAAGCTCACCACGCCGGGGCGGAAGGGGGGAGGTAGATGGCGGGTGGAGATGGGCGGCCCGGATCTCGGCGCACCAGCGGGAACCGGCGGGAAACGCCCGATCGGTTGCCCTGCAGCCCATGCAGGCGTCGACGCAAGAGCGCAAGCCGCTGGAGGTCATCGGCCTCCCGTGGGAGTGGGATCTTCGGGTGCCGCTGTTAGGCGGCACCCGAAGATCCCAGTCCACCTCCCCAACATTTTGGCAGTAGTCAGGCGGAATAGTGAATAGAGCAGGGGTATAGTCTCGATATTCAATAGGACAAAGGAGCCCCGAAATGTCAGTAATGAAGGCTGTGTGCATTCACGCCTACGGCGGGATCAAGGAGCTTGCCTACGAAGAAGCGCCGCGACCAAAGCCAGGTGACAGCGAGGTGGTCATCCGTGTCCTGGCCACAACCGTCAACCCCTTCGATTGCGCCGTGCGAGCAGGGTATTTGTCGGCCTTTCTCAACTACACCCTTCCCGTCATTCTGGGAACCGATGCCTCCGGCATCATCGAAGAGGTAGGGCCGGGAGTTACCACTTTCAAGCGCGGAGACAATGTGTATGCCCGAGGGGGTGTGACACGCGAAGGCGCCAACGCCGAGTATGTTGTCGTACCGGCCTCGGATGTCGCTGCCAAACCTCGGTCCCTGGACCACATCCATGCGGCGGCTCTCCCGCATGTAAGTCTCACGGCCTGGCAGGCCCTCATCGAGCTAGCCGACCTTACTAGCGGACAGACCGTTCTCATCCATGGCGCTGCGGGTGGGGTGGGGCACATTGCCGTGCAGATCGCCAAGTGGCGTGGAGCCAAGGTCATCGGCACCGCGTCCGTCAATCTTGACTATCTGCGCGAGCTTGGCGTCGACCAAGCAATTGACTACTCCACAACCCCGTTCGAAACTGCCAATGGCTACAAGGGCCACGTGGATGTTGTCCTTGACACCATTGGTGGTGATACCCAGGAACGATCATGGGAAGTGCTGAAACCAGGCGGTATTCTTGTGTCAACCGCTCAAGCACCTTCGCAGGAAACGGACACCGTGAGCGGTGGCCGTCAGGCGATGGTCTTCTCAACGCCTCCCATTGGGAAGACTCTTACCGAGGTCGCCACATTGGTCGACTCCGGGAAGATCAAGCCCCACGTTTCGGCAGTCTTCCCGCTTGCAGAGACAGCAAAGATCCACGGAATGATCGAGGCCAAGCACACTCGCGGCAAGATTGTGGTGCAAGTCGCGGGTTGATGCCTCGCTCGCGAAGGCAGGCCTGGCAACGCCCGCGCTGGCACACAGGCCTGAGGCCCAATAACTCGCTGAAGCCCCGGAGGGCTTGGCCTTCCGGGGTGTTTGTCTTGGCCCCTCGCTTGACCTGGACTTCGAGTGGCCTTGCCCGCTTCCGCCGGGCAGCTCCCATGCCGAGCCCGCAAGGGCGGTGTCCCCACGGGGTGCTTCCTTCCAGGCCGCTGTGCGGTCGCGAAGCTCGAGGCCGTTAGGCGGGCTGGCCCGCAAAGCCCGCGCAGATGCTCCGCCTGCTCATCACAACTCCACGATCCACCGCCGGCTTAGGTTGAATCCGTGCTATTGTCAGTCAGGGAGCGTGTGGTGCCGCGAAGCCCGCCGTAAGGCAAGAGGAGGCTGGTATGGAGACGTACATCATCCTGGGAAAGTACACCCCGCAAGGCATCGCAAAGATCAAGGAAGGCCCGACCCGCATTGAGGCTGCCCGCAAGGCCATGGAGGCCGCCGGCGGCAAGATGGTCGCCTGGTATCTGACATTGGGCCGCTACGACTTCGTCTTGATCGCCGAGGCTCCAAACGTCAAGGCCGCGGCGTCCGTGCTCCTTGCGACTGGAGCCCAAGGGAGTGTCAGTACAGAAACACTGCAAGCTCTAAACGAAGCGGAGTTCAAGGGAGTTGTCTCTTCGCTCCCGTGATCCCTGCGCAACCACACGCTCCCACTCCCATCCGCGCTCCCACTCCCATGCCCTCACACTGCAGCCCGCCTGCCAAGTATCTTCCCCGGAATGGCGCCCTTATGTATGGCTCTCGCCTCCGAACCCTGCCCGAAAGTCCGTCCGGCGGTGTGAAGGTGCTGTCCGAGGGCCGGCGGTCGAAGACCAGCTACGCCGCCTATCAACTCGCTGCCTGCCCCGCGGGCTGGATATAATCGGGTCCGATGGCTAGAGGTTCCCCCAGCAACTCCCCTAAGGTCCCGTCCTCCCCGGGGCGCTTCACATTCCCTCCAGGCACCCGCCTGGAATTGATCCTTGAGGTCAAAGAAGGCGAAGAACTCGAGGTCATCGTCGAAGTTCAGCAAGCTCGACGCCGAGAGCCCCTCTCAGCGGAACCCGGCGCCTCCTGGCGCCACAGGCTCGGTCTGGCGCTCCAACGTGCCAACCTTCGGCTGGACCCCGCCACGATGCCCACGGTCCTTTTCGTCATCGGGCTCGCCTTGTTTTGCGTCAGCCGGTTCTATCGACTGGCTGATTTCCCGATTGCTTTCAACAGCGATGAGATCGTCACGGTCGTCCGAGCTGCGGACCTGGTGCGTGATAGGTACGTCGGTTACGAAGGGCAGTTCCTGCCCGCCTTCTTCGTCAACGACTCCAAGTACAGCCTGGGCACCACCGTCTACCTGCAGATCGTGCCCTACCTACTGTTCGGGAAATCGATCTGGGCGGCTCGAGGCATCTCGGTGCTCATCAGCCTGCTGGGGATGATCTGGGTGGGGCTGATGCTGCGCGACATCTACCGGTTGTCCTACTGGTGGCTTGGAGTGTTCGTGCTGACGGCCATGCCCGCCTGGTTCCTCCTGACGCGCACTGCTTTCGAGACGGCGCAGATGACGGCTTTCTTCGCCGGATTTGTTTACTACTACCTGCTGTACCGGCTGCGGAATCGCCGCTATCTGTACCCATCTCTGGTGTTGGGGGCGCTGGCCTTCTACAGCTACCTTCCCGGTCAGGTTATGGTCGTCGTGACCGGCGCAGCCTTCCTGGCCTTCGATTGGCGATACCACTGGCAGGATCGGCGGACGCTGTTGCGGGTGGCCGGCCTGCTCATCCTGCTGGCGCTGCCTCTGATTCGCTTCGAACTCTCCCAACCCGGTCGCTACACCGGCGCCATGGAACGCTACAGCTCATATCTGGCCACTGATCTTCCACCGGTGCAGAAGGTATCGATGTACCTGGGCCAGTATCTCCGTGGCCTTGGTCCGCTCTACCTGTACTGGCCGCATACCCGGGACGAATCCCCCTTCCTGATGAAGGGCTACGGGCACATGGGATGGTGGAATCTCCCATTTGCTGTTGCGGGGCTGGTCTATCTTCTGCGACGCCGCCGCTGGCAGGAGGTCGAGGGCAGGTCGGTCTTTGTCCTGCTCCTGGTGGCGCCGTTGGCGGGTGCCCTGCTCGAGACCAAGTTATCTAGGGAGTTGATGATCGTCCTTCCGCTGGTGGTGGTGACGACGATCGGGTTCACACTCGCCTTCGAGTGGCTCGAAAGGCGTTCGATCCCACGCACCGTCTTGAGCCTGGCCAGCGCCAGCCTGTTCGCCGGGATCACGCTGTTCATGATGTTCGATGCCCTCATCCGTGGCCCCACGTGGTTCCGCGACTATGGGTTGAGCGGACTGCAGTATGGCGCCAATCAGGTGTTCCCGGAGGCGCTCGAGTTCTCAAAGCAGAACCCGGGGACGAGAGTCTACCTTTCAGGCGGGTGGTGCTGGTCGGCGGATGTGGTGTCGCAGTTCTACTTGCCGGGGGAGTCGATGGTCTCGCTGGCGACGCCCGATCAACTGCCGGAGGTCATCGCCGCCGGGGAGGATGTTGTGTTTGTTGTCATTCCCGATGAGTACAAGCGTCTAGTGGAGAGCGACGAGTACCAGACCATCAGCGTCGAGCAAATCGTTCCCTACCCCGATGGGGGCCCGGGCTTTCGTTTCGTCCGGTTGGCTTTCACCCAGGCCAAGCTTGATGCGATTCGCCGAGGCTATGAGGAAGTGAAGGAGCCGGTCACGGTTCCGCTCAGCCTGGACGGCGAGGACATCACGGTCACCCATCCCCCGCTCGGAGGGAGCACCGTCGACAGCCTCTTCGACGGCGACCCTGACACCTTCGCCCATTCGGACTCCCAAAACCCCTTCCTGCTTGATATCGGCTTCGACCCGGCACGCCGCCTGGCGGGCTTCGTCATTCGGCTCGGCTCCGAGAAGAACGTCATCAAGGCGACGGTCTTCCCCGAAGATGGAACCGATCCGGTCTCGCATGTCGTCGAAGCGGGGCCGGTGGACCAATACAAGGACGTCGTCGTGAATTTCGATGGACCCGTCCGGGCCAAGCGGCTGCTGATCGAGATCCTGGACGAGTTTGCGCCTCCGGACGCGTTCGTGCATGTATGGGAGCTGCAGCTGCTCGACTAGGAGCGCCAAGGCACATGACGATCTTGCCTGGATCTCGGCTCTTCAGCATGTCGTAGGCCGTTCCTATCCGCCGCTGTAAGAGGCGCCCGGTTCTTCGCAGGCCGGAGTCACGCCCCAGCGGGAGAACCAGCGCCGATGGGTCGCCACCCAGCGGTAGCCCGCCGCTTCAACCCAGTGGAAGGGCTTCAGGCTGCACGCCCGGCCGACCAGTGGCCACCGGCCGCCGAGCTCGAGAAGCGCCCGGTTGATGGCAGCCGCGGCCCGGTACCGTTCGCCCGTTGAAAGGTCGATCAGCCAGACCTCCCGATCGACTTCGCTGCGCCTCAGCCCATATCGCAGGCGGACCCCGGGATGCTGGTTGGGCACCAGGCAAAGCCTTCCTCGGATGTCGCGCCTGTGCAGCCAACTCGCCGCCCGGGTGCAGATCCCGCAGCGACCGTCGAAGAGGAGGATCAGCGACCGAGCGTCATCCGGCGAAGGTGAACCTACCGGACGCCATGCCTTCCTCGATGGCTTCATCCCGCACTCAGGATCGAGTGGAAACGGCGGAGACGTGGCTGGGTTCGGATCGGCCGAGGGCATAGAGGCCAAGGGTCCCCCAGAGTTCGATGCGATTGAACTCTGGATTCTGGCTGTGGAAATGGACCCTCACCGGCGCTTGGTCCAGTTCGGGCTGGGAAGCCAGAAGCTCCCCGTCTCCCTGGCGAAAGCTCTGCAGCACTAGCTTCAAGTGTTGTTGAAAGATCCCGTAGCGCCAGGCGGCGGATCCAATCTCCAGTCCGCCGCTGACGTGGCAGTGCACGTCCAGCGCCGGCCCGGTTGGGGTGTCGGTCCATTCGGCCAGGACTTCGTCCCGCATCATGCGGGTGTACCACCCGGAGATCTGTTTGTAGTCGTAGTCCCTGGCGATTGTCAGAAACAGGTCACCGGTTCGATCGGAGTGGGTGAGCGTGTAGCGACGCGGCAGCGTATGTCGGTCAATCGACTGCCAAGACTGGAGTCGGACATGCAGCTTGGCCGGGTCCAACCCGCTCATGCCTGGGTGTGCTGCGCAAGCTCGCTCGCCCCCTCCGGAGTGCGCTCGGCGAGGGGCGGCGCCGGGCGGGCGATCAGCCGGAAGTAGGCGTAGGGGAAGAGCACAGCCATCAGCAGGGCGGAAGCGACGCCCGGAGCGGCACTGCCCACCGATCCCAGCAGATACCCGCCCAGCACGGGAGCGATCACCCGGGTCAGGCTCTCGACCGAGGTCGAAAGCCCGAGGATGCCGCCAATCTCCTCGGGGTAGACCGACTTGCTCAAGACGCTGCTGATCAAGGTGTTGAGCGAACCGCCGGCGATGGCCAACGGGAGAAAGGCGACCAACAGCCAGGCCACACTGGGGACCAAGGCCCATGCCAGGACCGCCAGGCCAAACAGCCCGATCATGAACACGATCAGTCGGGACTCGCGCCAGCGAGCGGTCATCACGCCGATGCCGACTCCCTGGACCAGGACGATGATGATGCCGATGTAGGTCAGGATGTAGCCGGTGGTCTGTGCGGTCAGGCCGAAGCGCTGCTGACCGTAGAGCGGGAAGATTGTCTGCATCATGGCGAACGACAAGCCGAAGAGGAAGCGCGTGACCAGCAGCGGGCTGACGCGCGGCAGGCGGAAGGCCTCCGTGAGAGCGGCCACGGTGAAGGCCGAGCGTGGCGCCTGGGCGCGGGCACGACGCTCCTCTTCTGGCAGGGACTCCGGCAGGGCGAAGTAGATGGAGAGCAGCGCGATCAGCGACATTGCCGCCGCCGCGAATGCGGGGACGGAGTAGCCATAGATGCTCAGCGTGCCGCCGACCGCCGGGCCGATGATGAAGCCCAGCCCGAAGGCGGCACCCAGGAACCCCAGGGCGCGAGCTCGGCCTTGGTTGTCGGTGATGTCGGCGATATAGGCCTGGGCGACCGTGATGTTGCCGCCGGTCAGCCCGTCCAGAATGCGGCTGGCGAACAGCACGCCGATCACCGCCGCCTCCAGGCTGACGGCGAGC containing:
- a CDS encoding multicopper oxidase domain-containing protein, whose product is MKPIKSNAGSLNRRSFLKAGTLGGTATALAAAVGLGHAPANQGTPLLAEPSPTPTAEAEAQHHHGSDPSGSVGEIAPTAFDPSAFLEAFDQGVVTSENGRTVRTWKVLALNKDIEVAPGVWFPAWTYNEQVPGPTFRARAGDLVRFDFFNATPHPHTIHFHGFHPPSMDGVSPMVEPGNTFLYEFEAQPFGLHLYHCHVMPLKRHIHKGLYGAFLIDPPEARPPAREMVMVMNAFDTNLDGENEVYAVNTVAFHYMKHPIRVRVGEPLRIYLVNLTEFDLVNSFHLHASMFRLYRTGTQLEHFEFTDTVTMGQGERHVLEFSLDHPGQYMFHAHQSEFAELGWMGLFEAVEA
- a CDS encoding MFS transporter produces the protein MRDSRLRTLFIIVFIDLLGFSLILPLLAFYASAYGATPAVVGLLVASYAAAQLIGAPILGRLSDRHGRRPILLLSVFGTLLGFLMLGLAEPIGAALAGLFSGLGLAVSLEAAVIGVLFASRILDGLTGGNITVAQAYIADITDNQGRARALGFLGAAFGLGFIIGPAVGGTLSIYGYSVPAFAAAAMSLIALLSIYFALPESLPEEERRARAQAPRSAFTVAALTEAFRLPRVSPLLVTRFLFGLSFAMMQTIFPLYGQQRFGLTAQTTGYILTYIGIIIVLVQGVGIGVMTARWRESRLIVFMIGLFGLAVLAWALVPSVAWLLVAFLPLAIAGGSLNTLISSVLSKSVYPEEIGGILGLSTSVESLTRVIAPVLGGYLLGSVGSAAPGVASALLMAVLFPYAYFRLIARPAPPLAERTPEGASELAQHTQA
- a CDS encoding nitroreductase family protein, encoding MSEIHPLLRKRRSSRLYDPDRPVAPDAIASLLEAARWAPSGGNRQPWRYIVFDDRVPQARDLARSCLDESNRVWATAAPVLIAAVSRDLRDNGLPNAKSQHDLGLANMSLMLQAISLGLNCRPIGGFDADKARRLFAIPEDHTPTVMIAIGYPGRLDQATQEIQAREASTRERQPVESIAFYGGWGRERP
- a CDS encoding DsbA family protein codes for the protein MSDINPSTISDSSQADPPTSPKPSRRWLLWGLIPAAFALGIGAGYLAWGRAAAELTEAKAAAGQPTRFDISVDDDPFIGPVDAPITIVEFSDYNCGYCKRFHQLTFPELMAAYPDQIRFVYRDFPVTSQESFYAAQAAQCAADQDAYWQFHDILFEGELGLGSETYAAYASQLGLDADELLACVSSEKYAQEVQDDARYAAGLGVSGTPTFFINGLPMVGAQPLAQFQQVIDAELEG
- a CDS encoding DUF393 domain-containing protein — translated: MKPSRKAWRPVGSPSPDDARSLILLFDGRCGICTRAASWLHRRDIRGRLCLVPNQHPGVRLRYGLRRSEVDREVWLIDLSTGERYRAAAAINRALLELGGRWPLVGRACSLKPFHWVEAAGYRWVATHRRWFSRWGVTPACEEPGASYSGG
- a CDS encoding GYD domain-containing protein — translated: METYIILGKYTPQGIAKIKEGPTRIEAARKAMEAAGGKMVAWYLTLGRYDFVLIAEAPNVKAAASVLLATGAQGSVSTETLQALNEAEFKGVVSSLP
- a CDS encoding staygreen family protein, which gives rise to MSGLDPAKLHVRLQSWQSIDRHTLPRRYTLTHSDRTGDLFLTIARDYDYKQISGWYTRMMRDEVLAEWTDTPTGPALDVHCHVSGGLEIGSAAWRYGIFQQHLKLVLQSFRQGDGELLASQPELDQAPVRVHFHSQNPEFNRIELWGTLGLYALGRSEPSHVSAVSTRS
- a CDS encoding glycosyltransferase family 39 protein, encoding MARGSPSNSPKVPSSPGRFTFPPGTRLELILEVKEGEELEVIVEVQQARRREPLSAEPGASWRHRLGLALQRANLRLDPATMPTVLFVIGLALFCVSRFYRLADFPIAFNSDEIVTVVRAADLVRDRYVGYEGQFLPAFFVNDSKYSLGTTVYLQIVPYLLFGKSIWAARGISVLISLLGMIWVGLMLRDIYRLSYWWLGVFVLTAMPAWFLLTRTAFETAQMTAFFAGFVYYYLLYRLRNRRYLYPSLVLGALAFYSYLPGQVMVVVTGAAFLAFDWRYHWQDRRTLLRVAGLLILLALPLIRFELSQPGRYTGAMERYSSYLATDLPPVQKVSMYLGQYLRGLGPLYLYWPHTRDESPFLMKGYGHMGWWNLPFAVAGLVYLLRRRRWQEVEGRSVFVLLLVAPLAGALLETKLSRELMIVLPLVVVTTIGFTLAFEWLERRSIPRTVLSLASASLFAGITLFMMFDALIRGPTWFRDYGLSGLQYGANQVFPEALEFSKQNPGTRVYLSGGWCWSADVVSQFYLPGESMVSLATPDQLPEVIAAGEDVVFVVIPDEYKRLVESDEYQTISVEQIVPYPDGGPGFRFVRLAFTQAKLDAIRRGYEEVKEPVTVPLSLDGEDITVTHPPLGGSTVDSLFDGDPDTFAHSDSQNPFLLDIGFDPARRLAGFVIRLGSEKNVIKATVFPEDGTDPVSHVVEAGPVDQYKDVVVNFDGPVRAKRLLIEILDEFAPPDAFVHVWELQLLD
- a CDS encoding NADP-dependent oxidoreductase → MSVMKAVCIHAYGGIKELAYEEAPRPKPGDSEVVIRVLATTVNPFDCAVRAGYLSAFLNYTLPVILGTDASGIIEEVGPGVTTFKRGDNVYARGGVTREGANAEYVVVPASDVAAKPRSLDHIHAAALPHVSLTAWQALIELADLTSGQTVLIHGAAGGVGHIAVQIAKWRGAKVIGTASVNLDYLRELGVDQAIDYSTTPFETANGYKGHVDVVLDTIGGDTQERSWEVLKPGGILVSTAQAPSQETDTVSGGRQAMVFSTPPIGKTLTEVATLVDSGKIKPHVSAVFPLAETAKIHGMIEAKHTRGKIVVQVAG